ataaatttacacaaCACTTGCATAAATTACCAGTGGCAATGGGcaaggcacatagctcggagaaccgatggacgttggggtcttaaggtgctggaatggcgaaccCGCACCGGTatacgcagcgtaggtcggcccccaacgaggtggacagatgacatcaggcgagtcgctgagaGCCGCTAGAGGCAAGCTGCCCAGGACCGTGttttgtggaactccctacaaaagacctatgcccagcagcggacgtcgattggttgacatgatgatgatggtgaaattTACTTCATATACCTATATAAGAAATGAATCATTTAGTAGTTACCTACTCAATGATTAATGAATATACCTCTTTATTCTAATCACATAGTTTCTGGGTGTCCTGAAAACTATTTGGGTGACGAAGATATTCGATAATAACTTCTTGAAGCGTGGTCTAGACCGAATTAGCTTTGAGTATACGACCTCCCTCTCTTGCGCATAGTTTAGCGTTGCGATCTTAAACGTGGAAGGGCCTGGCTGGGTTCGATCGCGgcgatttttgatttttatttgttctggTCTAGTTGGAGGCtgtggtcgtggctagttactgccctaccgacaaagacgtgccgccaagcgactaAGCGTTGTGGTGGGATGGCTCGTAGAAACTGATATCCCGCtgccatcttatactgcataaTCACCAAGATCAAAGCTTATAGtggaatgaataataaaaaaactagtttcaTAGCGTTTTCTAATGTTGTAAACCACAGTGGTTCGTTAAAAACTCGATTGTGCCATGCACCCACGCAGCGCCTACGTTTCGCAGAAGGCTTCGGATGGGCTATACAGTTTCTATGGGCTTTGTGGGAAGAATAAATGGGCGGAAACGTGTAGATTTGGAGAATGGAGTCTGGTGTTGGCACCATCTGCCGAGGCGCCTGCGCAAGGGAAACGGCGCTTTTGCGCCGGCGCCCGCCAATAGGTGAGAAAATATCCCCGACTTCCCTGTCATAGAATATACAGTAAtcgtatttgtgtttttttcctTATTCTCTAAAGACTCTGTGAGTTAAGTTGAAGATCAATgtagtattagagctttttgtactTTGGGTAAGTACCTTGCTTATTTCAGCTGTCCAGCATCAGTCTGCTGttgttgtaattacaggcacaagaagcttaacacctacgcctcaggttgatgggcacagggtgATACTTATACGGCGTGTTGCTTGCATGCCTTGCaaggtgttgctctgtttaaaagtGTCGGTTTTCCACATACAATCAGATGGGCTATGGTCAGGTAGGTTCAATTTTGCTGCTAACCAATAGTCATCAACGTCAGCCTACAAAACGTGTCCTTCTTTATATTATCATTTGGTTTTTGGTTAATGTACAAAAATACTCTAATGTTTTAATGATTAACATAACCCGGTCTCTATTAATGCTCTCCTCCACGCTACTTTCTGTAGGTCTCTATTATTGCTTTgatggatttttttaaaaagccatAGAAGTAATTGCTATACGAATAAATTAAGCCTGATAAATTAAATTCTAAGACATCTTAAGGTACAGATATCATGGTTTAATGTATGCTTTGATAATATGATTCACAGAGAACCTGTCTTTCTAACCGGTGGAAGTCACGCAAAATTCACATCAACTGGCGCACATAGGCAGACTTGCGGTTTTAAAAGGGAAAATCAatccatttattattttattcatatcaaatcaaataatattaggaATGCTTTCATGAATAAGaatttagaatataatagaaaaactttatacaCAGTATTAGTACTTTGTGCTAggatacaaaggcggccttatcactaaaagtgatattttaaaggcaacctgagcgtacgaagccgataaaaaagtggaaagtgggtggtgcataaaggatgttacaaaaaaataaaatatacttacatgaacatacgtactacatttacatattaactacaaaaatacagatataaatttatatataatactataatagatatttatgataatcTTTTAAGgcacatttttaaaaaatcttatcataaaaattatgataagaatttttttaaatgtgccTAAAATTCTTTTATCAGAAAAGTTCAGACCTAAGCCATGCTGCTAAATTAGTTGGCAtcaaaaatcattatcattatcaccatcattccagtcccactgctggacactgGCCTGTATCTCCGCATAACTCCGCCTGTATAACCGCATAGGCGAGATGGCTTTAGGGCATTTACCTACCATGCTGCTCCTTATATGCGGGTTGGCAAGCTATTATAGCTATAGCGATTACTATTATAATGGTCCCgttattagaaattattaaaaatatattaaggcgcTATAATAGAGCCTGGAAACACCTCAGTTCTTTAATTCCAAGGTGGTATAAAAGTAGTTGAGGTGttcgataaaaaataatcattctGAAACATGTTTGCTGAAAATCCACTATCTGTTAGAAGTGCAGGATGCTACAGACTTCTAGCCTcttaatcttaataataaaacaagttttagtttttaaaagtgttagtaaattatgttataataattaaaaaaatatttattattatgtataaaaaattatcagtTTCAAGAATCGATAATCACCTTCGACTGCCTACGATAAGATTTACTAATTTTGCTCTTAACTTTTCAACGTAATCTTTTTGTTATCAGTAAAGAACGTGTATTATATTGTTTGCAAACAGGGGGTCACACGAATAATAAGGGGATTTAAAGGTATTGTTTTTAGTGTTGACAAGGTAATCCGAAACATGTGTGCAAAGTGTCGCGTCTGCGATTAAAGCTGATAGTAACAGTTCTATGGTGGAGGCGCGGTGCGTGACTCATCTCGACTCGTTCATTGAGCACTGGTCCATTGAGAGGCGCTCACGCTCATTACTGCTTCGCCGGCCGGTCCTGCGCACACGCATAGCGCGTTGCTCGCGAACGGACGACAACACCGACGCACTGCCTACGTTATGTTGCCTCTCATCTCTCGATACAATGTAAGTTCACGTCTAAACCTACGACTTCCTATCGCAATTAAGCCGGCAGTAATGCTGTTGCCTAAGCCCGCATTATTGATGCGTATTTATTTACTCACAAGTGTTTTACTATATTACAGATGGAGAGCTTTTCGAAATCGTGCATCTGGCTTGTTGCAGCGGCACTTTTGGCCGCGTGCGGCGTGAGTGCTGGCGTTGGAAGTAAAAGGCCGTTTACGCCTACCGATTCGATATTAGATATCATTGATACGGAGCAAGTTGAAAAAATGCTCGCGGCGAGACGACGAGCGGAGGAAGCGACGGCGTCACCGACTTCCTACATGCAAAGAAACGAACTTGGCGAAGGCAGTTCCGAAACTATGGTCGTATCTGCACCTGACCCAGAGGATGTGACCGAGATGCCTAAAGGTGCAGCTTTTCGGAATATCCTCAAATCGTCGAAGAACGCATTAATTGTGACTAAAAAGGAATATCTGAAAGAAGATTGGTGTAAAACTGAAAAGTTGATACAAAAGATCCGCGAACCCGGATGCTTGCAGGCAAcagttataaacaatttttgttaCGGACAGTGCAACTCGTTTTATATTCCGAAAGGACCGCGGCGTCGCGAAGGGAATGACGAACGGCCTCCACCTGCGTTCAAGTCGTGTTCATTTTGCAAACCGAAAAAGTTCACCTGGATCACTGTCACCCTCCGGTGTCCTGGACAGAACCCGCCGTTTAGGCGCAAGCGTCTACAAAAGATCAAACAGTGCAAGTGTCTTCCTGTAGGTGTGAACTGATGCTAGCTTGCGACAGACCCTCCTCACAGAGGCGGACAATCCGTCCAGCTCAATCGGTGGATCGCATCCGAGTTATGTGCTGAGCGCGCAAAGTTTAGAAGTTGAAAAAGGAAAGAACACAGAAGATTGCAATCGTAAAGTGTGCAGTAAGGGGATTTGTAATGACATTGTTACCTGATGTTTTGATTAGTAATTCTGGCTCGCTAAGTGGGCAAGTACGGAGCGGATTGTTGGATATATTATTCGGATCGCGTGCTCTCATACGTCAATAGAGATGACGTAATGTGATGCAGCGTAATAACTTGTAATAGAGCTGCTTCTACTGCAAGCTGTGAAGCAAAAGCTTTAATTGTTTATAGTGATACTGATTAGTTGGCTGATGTTAGAAAACTAGTGACTGGTGACCTTGCGGTCGTTTAAGGATTATTTAGTACAAACGTGCCGTTGGAAAAATCTGTGCTTGTTTCGTAATTAACGGAGAACATAGTGTTTGCTTcgcaattaaagaaaaatatacacgTTTTTCAACAGAATAAGTGTGATATTAGTCGTAGAAAAATCGTAACTTCTTGATATTGCACTGATCGAACgcaggtttattttatttattttaatataatttaacaataatattatatagtaggtAGTATGTAGATACCAAAATACGCTTATATGACATAATTTTACGGTAACTGTTTAGAAGGTGGTAGAATCGTCTTGATATACCTAGGTAGGAGATACAGAGTAAATGTTACTTAGTATGACTTTAAGATAATTCAAATCATATGATCTCTGTTTGCTCTCCAATCTTcgcatttgtttatttaataacaatttacattatatGCTCTGTTGCACGATGTTTGACAAATGTAAAACATATCTTGTCAGAGATATCACTATGCAAACTTCTAACATACTCGTTCCGAGTCTTTCACCTCAAAACGCCCTTTTTGAGGTTTCGAAAAGACTCAAATACTTTTCTGGCATTTCATAGGATCATATCTCGAAAAGATTATAATTAACacaacaaatttttaatttagttttctagtatttcttataaatagcataatattatattttccggGATGTTAATAGTGAGTCTGTGAACTGAAATTACTTTTACCTATCTATAATTCTTAATTtctgtatatataaattctataaaaattgctgtctagttgttttaaaataaacttcataAATAACTGGttcggaataaataaaataaatataatgctaATTTCATTAATCAAGAATATGTGAGTAGGTATGTATCTACCGATtctttataaagtatttattaataattgaattgaTTTGCGTGAAATCTAAAACAACAGCCGCATGTGTTACTTACCTACGTGGTATACCGGTAACACATACATAACATGTACTTAGTAGGTATATACCGAAgatattgcacacaatttaaaatttattaagagTGGCTGCACGCATAATTCGTACCTTAtaggtaaaattatatttatatatagatattatatatatttacccaTTATGGTTGCGTGTGTATCTTCGTTACCAGTTTCctcaaaatatactaaaaatatattggtGCGGTTTATGTATTTCGCTTTACATAGATGAATGCAATCTCAGGGCaatattttcgtaattttttaaGGTCTCTCAAAATTTTCTCTATTATTATTGTCTTAGTAAGAATACTAAAACTTAGAATTCATCACAAAAGATTTGaactattacaattttattattgtttattttataatatggttcgattcccacaactggaaaatgtttgtgtgatgagcatgaatgttttttagtgtctgggtgtttatatgtatattctaagtatttatgtatattattcataaaaatattcatcagtcatcttagtacccataacacaagctatgcttactttggggctagatgtgtgtattgtcgtagtatatttgttttttttttacttagaaatATTTGccaggcgttaatttgcggagTTCCATGATTATAATACGCAAAACTAGGGATGTCTGCGCAGTGCAATTTATAGCTTCTATAATACTCCAGAATATCCAAACACATAGCAATTGTTTATTGTGAAATAAACATCACCTAAGATGCTCCGGTGTTGTAGCGAAACTTGTGTTGAGAATATCattttggaagatctgtttggggtggagtataaaaatttgcgatgttataaattgcaccgttaAGATTTTCCTGGTTTAAGCGGTTTATAGCAAATCAAACTTAATTACTATACTGATAAACgtagaatattaaaaatttctcatattttaagttttctttttcatGTTTCTTTTCTACTTTATACTGGAAACCGTTCTGATGTGTGCAGTTACTctgtaataatgtaaaaatcTGATACCATGTAATATAATGCAATAATGTGAATGTAGGTTCTCTTGCCATTATGTGAACCTAATTAAATGCAATATAaggaaatttttattattttttattggttaacttaagagtaaaacaattaacgacaactaggtcactcacctcatctcaaaccacacagagtttatgtgacaaggtatataaattaatgatattcattttaaaaacatttttttttaaattatttaagttgcaatcacaaccctATCAGTAGTCGGTACACAACAGTTAgatagcaagtttatgattacaacaTGTGCATAGATGAATTAAAATGACATGTTTTACTTATCTAAACGCTGATCGCCCAAGTTcaaactgtaataaataatattaatttttaaatcactTAGATACACATATAGCAGAACTTTTGAAAGTAAATCGAAAGTGCAATGTCTTATATCGACAAGATGCCGCAAACAGATGCTTCCTCCGAAAAGAAAACGTGGAATTTATGCATCGGTGTGCTGGAAGCCGTGAGTAAATTGGCAAAGCAATCTGTCGGCAATATGGTTATAATGTTTGATgtgacaaaatttaaaaattacccgTCGAAATTTATAGGATACATGTTTATCCTTTAGTGggcatacatttaaaaagtaatGCTTATGAAATACCTAAGTCTATAAAACTGCAAAGTAGGTTGACGAAAAACTACGTAAATCCACTTATATtgctattttaatgaaatacctAGATTTGctattattatcaaatattagTTTTGTTCACTCTTCATACCTGATGATGTCACTATGTGATGATACAGTCCATACCAAATATCGGGCATACCGTACCGTACCGTATAGGTACGCCCTACCTCTATACCGTGAAATgtgaatatttattactatgacGTAATTATATCAAACAGTTcagcaataattattattcaagttCCGTTGCAGTACACCAATACGTTGTCACtatcaattatatattttttagtcgGCTTATGTCATCGCCTGCGTGTACAGAATATGTCTGCTGTTATACATCATTGGAGATGTGCATTTTCTGAGATGGGCCACTGGCGCAGAATTAAGCAcaaacagaaaccgtgtacacgatttgtattaaataatttagctaTTATAGTGTAATATTACGACGTGGTCAATATGGCAGAGGCTCTGAGAGACCTTtatacgatgctcaatgaccttaGTAGAGTTTCTCTACAGGTGGGTCtatgtatgaacatgagcaagacaaaaattatgtctaacgctcatgttccgctccacccagtgATAGTTGGGAACTATGCAcccgaaattgtagacgagtacatatacctaggacacacgatccagttagttaggtccaatttcgagaaataGGTAACCGCCGAATCCAATTCGGAttggcagcgttcgggaaacttcgtgacatcttttcatCCAAAATCCCTCATTGCCTGAAGaccagtcttcgaacagtgcgtgttgccagtcataggaaggctcagagtcactcagcgggcgatggaaagagctatgttgggagtatatctacgtgatcaaatcagaaatgaggagatctgtagacgAACccaagttaccgacatagctcagtgagtcgaaaagctgaagtggaaatgggcggggcacatagctcggagaactgatggacgttgggataccaaggtgctggaattgcgACCCAGCACAGcttaacgcagcgttggtcggcccccaaagaGGTGGGTAGACGACTTCAAACAAGCCggtgggagccgctggaaactaGCGGCCCAGGTTCGTAGATTTAAGAACTCCTTACAAGATACTTATGTCCAGCCATGGACTTCAATcgattgaagtgatgatgatgacttagcCAACATCTTACtacaatgcaaaaaaataaaaaaagaataataaatatactactacaatacacacgtcgccatctagcccctaggaaagcgtagcttgtgttacgggtactaagatgttagatgaatagttttatgaagaaatatacataaatacttataaaatacagataaaaacccaaacgatgaaaaacagtcatgttcacataaacattttccagttgtgggaatcgaacccacggccttggactcggaaagcagggttgctgcccactgcgccgatcggccaaaacaatttaacatatcGAAACCTTCAGGCTTTTTCTATTCgaatatataaacttttcatAAAGAGTATATAGAATAagattaaacattttaaatattttttttttgataatctgtccaaaaaactttattttcttattataaaaaaaaataaagatttaaaatgtttaaaattattcataacaacTTATGAAAGCTCTGCTTAGTGTATAAGGCCGCCTACACACTAGCGTTTGTGATTAACGTGGGCGTAACTTTAAAGATACAGGTACGTAAATTATCTGCGCGCTGTATATGAGTACGTAAAGCGATACTCCCACTTTTACAACCTACttata
The genomic region above belongs to Pararge aegeria chromosome 11, ilParAegt1.1, whole genome shotgun sequence and contains:
- the LOC120627740 gene encoding gremlin-1-like, whose product is MLPLISRYNMESFSKSCIWLVAAALLAACGVSAGVGSKRPFTPTDSILDIIDTEQVEKMLAARRRAEEATASPTSYMQRNELGEGSSETMVVSAPDPEDVTEMPKGAAFRNILKSSKNALIVTKKEYLKEDWCKTEKLIQKIREPGCLQATVINNFCYGQCNSFYIPKGPRRREGNDERPPPAFKSCSFCKPKKFTWITVTLRCPGQNPPFRRKRLQKIKQCKCLPVGVN